A region from the Cannabis sativa cultivar Pink pepper isolate KNU-18-1 chromosome 9, ASM2916894v1, whole genome shotgun sequence genome encodes:
- the LOC115722928 gene encoding probable WRKY transcription factor 48 codes for MDKKEEEVKNNNNSINMANSSTTGGGAVLVEEEYHFNSTLFDNNNYHYYFNNNNNNSIMLQQQQQQASSLGFMNLLGINNINNSHEDFGSSLFYFPPPLQEEESNNDNNMLIFDDPINNNHLLGLSPPPPPSSPLPPPSSTVPSPSPASSTVLPETSEVLNSTTPTTPNSSTLSSSSNEEQKQKVVPNHQEEITEVEAETEQDPEKSSHNNNNKQLKPKKKNQKRQREPRFAFMTKSEVDHLDDGYRWRKYGQKAVKNSPYPRSYYRCTSAGCGVKKRVERSSDNPTIVVTTYEGQHTHPCPVTPRGSLGISPDSHSFFPSVSYGGAAAASTVPMLPSHDHPHHHQYRPYSSLLSSPYNNYSSSLNTISSRSNNTKNDVVLGVMNSCSSTTTTTTTSSLASSMTNGGLLQDIVPTQMRNNEDHHHHQRS; via the exons atgGACAAGAAAGAAGAAGAGGTCAAGAACAACAATAATTCGATTAATATGGCAAATTCATCAACAACAGGAGGAGGTGCAGTATTAGTAGAAGAAGAATATCATTTCAATTCTACTTTATTCGATAATAATAACtatcattattatttcaataataataataataatagtattatgctacaacaacaacaacaacaagcatCATCTTTGGGGTTTATGAATTTACTGggaatcaataatattaataatagtcATGAAGATTTTGGTTCATCTTTATTCTACTTTCCTCCACCACTACAAGAAGAAGAAtccaataatgataataatatgtTGATATTTGATGACCCTATCAATAATAACCATCTACTTGGGTTGTCACCGCCGCCGCCGCCGTCTTCACCGCTTCCTCCACCTTCGTCCACTGTTCCCTCGCCATCTCCAGCTTCAAGCACAGTGTTGCCGGAAACTTCTGAGGTTTTGAACAGTACAACTCCGACGACGCCAAACTCATCCACTCTTTCTTCCTCGTCCAATGaagaacaaaaacaaaaagtagTACCAAATCACCAAGAGGAAATAACTGAAGTTGAAGCTGAGACAGAGCAAGATCCTGAAAAATCATCccacaataataataacaagCA GTTGAAACCGAAAAAGAAGAACCAAAAAAGGCAAAGGGAACCGAGATTTGCGTTCATGACAAAGAGCGAGGTGGATCACTTAGACGATGGTTACAGATGGCGTAAATACGGCCAAAAAGCTGTGAAAAATAGCCCTTATCCAAg GAGTTACTACCGTTGCACCAGTGCAGGGTGTGGCGTGAAAAAGCGAGTAGAGCGTTCTTCAGATAACCCTACCATAGTTGTAACTACTTACGAAGGTCAACACACTCATCCATGTCCCGTTACGCCACGTGGCAGTCTCGGAATTTCTCCGGATTCCCACTCATTCTTTCCCTCCGTTTCTTACGGTGGAGCCGCCGCCGCCTCGACGGTGCCGATGTTGCCGAGTCATgatcatcctcatcatcatcaGTACCGGCCCTATAGCTCATTGTTATCGAGTCCTTATAATAATTACTCGTCCAGTTTAAACACAATTAGTAGTAGAAGTAACAATACTAAAAACGACGTCGTTTTGGGTGTTATGAATTCTTGTTCTTCTACTACTACTACAACAACAACATCTTCATTGGCTTCGAGTATGACAAATGGGGGGCTTCTTCAAGATATTGTGCCTACCCAGATGAGAAATAATGAagaccatcatcatcatcagagaTCATGA
- the LOC115724073 gene encoding prefoldin subunit 3 produces the protein MASSSSSTEAGVVAERRGIPGAQFVEDVQTYLNQSGLDVNSALAFLQERLQQYKVVEMKLLAQQRDLQAKIPDIEKCLDVVATLQAKKGTGEALITDFEVSEGIYSRARIEDTDSVCLWLGANVMLEYSCEEATALLQKNLDNAKASLEVLVADLQFLRDQVTITQVTIARVYNWDVHQRRVRQAAGVAIES, from the exons atggcttcttcttcttcttccacaGAGGCTGGGgttgttgcagaaagaagaggAATACCAGGAGCTCAGTTCGTGGAAGATGTGCAGACCTATCTAAACCAATCAGGACTCGATGTTAACTCAGCCCTCGCTTTTCTCCAAGAAAG ACTTCAGCAGTACAAGGTGGTTGAAATGAAACTTCTTGCTCAGCAAAGGGATCTTCAG GCAAAGATTCCTGACATTGAGAAATGTTTAGATGTGGTTGCAACTCTGCAAGCTAAGAAGGGTACCGGTGAG GCACTTATTACAGACTTTGAAGTCTCAGAGGGAATATACTCTCGAGCTCGTATTGAGGATACCGATTCAGTGTGCTTATGGCTTGGAGCAAATGTAATGTTGGAGTATTCTTGTGAAGAG GCCACTGCTCTTCTTCAAAAGAATTTAGATAATGCTAAAGCTAGTTTAGAAGTACTTGTGGCTGATTTACAATTCTTGAGGGATCAGGTGACAATTACCCAG GTCACAATTGCTCGGGTGTATAATTGGGATGTTCACCAGCGTAGAGTTCGACAAGCTGCTGGTGTTGCTATAGAATCATGA